The following nucleotide sequence is from Pseudomonas sp. RC10.
TTCGGTGGCAGGGTCCAGAATGCCGGGATGGAGGCAACGATGCCGCCACCGAGCATGGCCAGGGAGAGGATCAGCATGCTGGTGTGCTGAGCGAAAATCCCTGCGCTGAAGAAGCCGATGGCACCCAACACGACCAGACCGCAGACAAATTTGCGACGTTCGCCGCTGGCGTCTGACAGGCGACCGATCACGACCATGCTGATCGCGCCACAAATATAAGGAATGGCAGTGAGCAGGCCGATCACGACGGGGCTTTCGACACCTGCGCTGCGAATCAGCTGAGGCGCCCAGAAATTGAGGCCGTAGGATGCCACTTGGATCAGGAAGTAGATCAGACCGAGCATCAGGAAACCCGGCATTTTCAGGGCGGTCAGCAACGAGCCATGTTTGTTGGGCTCATGCTGGGCGATGCGGCTGGAAAGATAGGTTTTTTCGGCGTCGGTCAGCCAATGGGCGTCTGAAACGCGGTCCTTGAGGATCTTGAGCACAGCGATACCAAGTGCAATGCAAGGCAGTCCGCCGAGCAGGAACAGCCAGTGCCAGCCGCGCATCTGCATGACCCCGTCCATGTGACCCAATACCAGACCGGAGATCGGCGCACCGAGCAGACCGGCGAAGGCCGAGGCGAGAAACAGGATCGATGTGATGCGCCCACGGTAGGTCTGTGGGAACCACAGCGTCAGATAAAACAGTACGCCGGGTGC
It contains:
- a CDS encoding MFS transporter, producing the protein MTISVLNPNSSVVDVVNAEKALIRKVAWRLMPLIMVCYLFAFFDRINISFAKFQLQTDLSLSDTAYGLGASLFVIGYVLFEVPSNIMLYKVGARRWIARIMISWGIATALMVFVNAEWQFYVLRFIIGAMEAGFAPGVLFYLTLWFPQTYRGRITSILFLASAFAGLLGAPISGLVLGHMDGVMQMRGWHWLFLLGGLPCIALGIAVLKILKDRVSDAHWLTDAEKTYLSSRIAQHEPNKHGSLLTALKMPGFLMLGLIYFLIQVASYGLNFWAPQLIRSAGVESPVVIGLLTAIPYICGAISMVVIGRLSDASGERRKFVCGLVVLGAIGFFSAGIFAQHTSMLILSLAMLGGGIVASIPAFWTLPPKLLAGAGAGAAGGIALINTLGQFGGIVSPIMVGSIKDMTGSTTPALYVIGVTSVIAAGLLLWGLPEKLRTLDKNHD